Genomic segment of Paenibacillus macerans:
ACCATTCTCACGCCGGGATTTGGGAGCCGATCAAGCATATCGGCAAAGTTTTCGCCAAAAAACGTCTCCTGCTCTGCTATCTCGTCGCTTTCGTCTTGTTGATGTCGTTTGTGGGAATGTACACCATGTTGGGGGCCTATGTAAGCCGGGCACCGTTTGAGCTGAAACCGGGGCAAATTTTGCTGGTACGGGCGTTCGGTGTGCTCGGTATGATTTTGTCGCCCTTTGCCGGCAAGCTTGCCAAACGTTTGGGCACCAGGGCTGTATTGCGGAGCGGATTGTTGATGGCCATAGTTGGAATGGCTGCGCTGGGACTGATCTCAAACTTGCCGTTGCTAGTGGTCATGACCATCGTGTTCGTCGCGGGAATCGCCATCGCTGTGCCGTCATTAGTATCGCTCGTCGGCAGTCTGAGCGGCAACTTACGGGGAATCGCCGTTTCGATGTATACCTTTATTTTGTTTGCCGGAACAAGCATTGGCCCGGTTCTCGCTCTGCAATTTATAAGAGCCGGCAGTTTTGCGGTGTCGTTCGCACTTTTTGCATTGGTGCTGGGGATCGGGCTAATCGCCGCGCTCCTGCTTGACCGCGAAACCGATGAAAGCCC
This window contains:
- a CDS encoding MFS transporter — translated: MNHLSVKQHPYSLMTALLSWSGMVVMCSLYVTIPLIDLFADLFQVSATRAAAAGSIFSLGFAAGCLVYGALSDRYGRKQVILTGMIALTLISLILGLVHNFAGLLVLRALQGAAAATFSPVALAYAVEMFPAERRVSTIGFISTGFLVAGIAGQLISSLLSQTYGWNAVFLLLSTIYALTAILTWLLLPKGEIHHSHAGIWEPIKHIGKVFAKKRLLLCYLVAFVLLMSFVGMYTMLGAYVSRAPFELKPGQILLVRAFGVLGMILSPFAGKLAKRLGTRAVLRSGLLMAIVGMAALGLISNLPLLVVMTIVFVAGIAIAVPSLVSLVGSLSGNLRGIAVSMYTFILFAGTSIGPVLALQFIRAGSFAVSFALFALVLGIGLIAALLLDRETDESPQPANK